Proteins from a single region of Eublepharis macularius isolate TG4126 chromosome 9, MPM_Emac_v1.0, whole genome shotgun sequence:
- the ARL1 gene encoding ADP-ribosylation factor-like protein 1 encodes MGGFFSSIFSSLFGTREMRILILGLDGAGKTTILYRLQVGEVVTTIPTIGFNVETVTYKNLKFQVWDLGGQTSIRPYWRCYYSNTDAVIYVVDSCDRDRISVSKSELVAMLEEEELKKAILVVFANKQDMEQAMTPTEMANALGLPALKDRKWQIFKTSATKGTGLDEAMEWLVEALKSRQ; translated from the exons GTGGCTTTTTTTCCAGTATCTTTTCCAGTTTATTTGGTACTCGGGAAATGAGAATTTTAATCTTGGGACTTGATGGAGCAGGAAAGACAACAATTCTCTACAGGTTACAAGTTGGAGAAGTTGTGACTACCATTCCTA CAATTGGTTTCAATGTTGAGACAGTAACCTACAAGAATCTGAAGTTTCAAGTCTGGGACTTGGGAGGACAGACAAGTATCAG GCCATACTGGCGATGCTACTATTCCAATACAGATGCGGTCATCTACGTAGTAGACAGTTGTGACAGAGACAGAATTAGCGTGTCGAAGTCTGAGCTTGTTGCCATGTTGGAG GAAGAAGAACTGAAGAAAGCCATTTTAGTGGTGTTTGCAAACAAGCAAGATATGGAACAGGCTATGACTCCTACAGAAATGGCAAATGCACTTGGACTTCCTGCTCTGAAAGACCGAAAGTGGCAGATATTCAAAACATCCGCAACCAAAGGCACTGGGCTTGATGAAGCAATGGAGTG GTTAGTGGAGGCCTTGAAGAGCAGACAGTGA